A single Gemmatimonadota bacterium DNA region contains:
- the dxr gene encoding 1-deoxy-D-xylulose-5-phosphate reductoisomerase, with protein MRPRGIAILGSTGSIGTATLRVIARHADQFRVVALTAFGNAMLLREQTASTDPRYVGIVTPGGEADRAWATGAECLVEAGTRPDVDVVVNAVVGAAGLQATLAALRAGKRVALANKESLVIGGEFVLRACREGGGEIVPVDSEHSAIMQCIGARPESEISRIILTASGGPFREWDAERIAKATVQDALNHPTWTMGRKITVDSSTLANKALEVIEAHYLFDVPYDRIDVVVHPQSIIHSFVEFVDGSVLAQLGFPTMELPILYALTHPGRVADAPARRFDPAAASPLTFEPVDVGRFPSLALGIQAGRSGGVAPAVFNGANEQAVCLFLAGAIGFPDVPRAIESALSALSGLPAESIDDVVAADAAARLHVTELFREG; from the coding sequence GTGAGACCGCGCGGGATCGCGATACTCGGCTCGACTGGCTCGATAGGTACCGCCACGCTCCGGGTAATCGCGCGGCATGCGGATCAGTTTCGCGTAGTTGCGCTGACTGCGTTCGGCAACGCCATGCTGCTTCGCGAACAGACGGCGTCGACCGATCCGCGGTATGTCGGGATCGTCACGCCGGGCGGCGAGGCGGATCGCGCGTGGGCTACCGGTGCCGAATGCCTGGTCGAAGCAGGGACGCGTCCGGATGTGGACGTGGTGGTGAATGCAGTCGTCGGCGCCGCGGGATTGCAGGCGACGCTAGCTGCCCTGCGCGCGGGCAAGCGTGTAGCGCTTGCCAACAAGGAATCGCTCGTGATCGGCGGCGAGTTCGTGCTTCGCGCGTGCCGGGAGGGGGGCGGCGAGATCGTTCCGGTGGACAGCGAGCACAGCGCGATCATGCAGTGCATCGGTGCGCGGCCGGAGAGTGAGATCAGTCGCATCATTCTCACGGCGTCCGGGGGGCCGTTCCGTGAATGGGACGCCGAGCGCATCGCGAAGGCGACTGTGCAGGATGCGCTGAATCATCCGACCTGGACCATGGGGCGGAAGATCACGGTGGACAGCTCGACACTCGCGAACAAGGCGCTGGAAGTGATCGAAGCCCATTATCTGTTCGACGTCCCGTACGACCGTATAGACGTTGTCGTTCATCCACAGAGCATCATCCATTCGTTCGTCGAATTTGTGGATGGGAGTGTGCTCGCGCAGCTCGGATTCCCGACGATGGAACTGCCGATTCTGTACGCGCTGACGCATCCAGGCCGTGTTGCCGACGCGCCGGCACGCCGGTTCGATCCGGCGGCTGCATCGCCGCTCACATTCGAGCCCGTCGATGTCGGACGGTTTCCCTCGCTCGCACTGGGCATCCAGGCCGGACGCAGTGGGGGCGTGGCGCCCGCGGTATTCAACGGCGCCAACGAGCAGGCCGTTTGCCTCTTTCTGGCTGGTGCCATCGGCTTTCCGGACGTTCCGCGAGCGATTGAATCCGCGCTTTCCGCCCTGTCGGGCCTCCCTGCCGAGTCGATCGACGACGTCGTTGCCGCCGACGCGGCGGCAAGGCTGCACGTAACTGAGCTGTTTCGCGAGGGTTGA
- a CDS encoding phosphatidate cytidylyltransferase, whose product MSELSRRILFAVIAAPAGIALVYLGGPFLATLLSVIAALGAWEFCRIARASGAQPFDAAAIVGAAAIPLLVYGIQLRLLAPTWTHAVVAGLAVFAATIFRRGIGGRPLLAAATTVFCVAYLGLVAYVFDLRYDDYVIDARGGTALAMFPILLTWATDIGAYAFGRLLGSHKLMPSVSPGKTIEGAFGGLVLAVLIALLYVSYVLHPMAQLSLRPLAIVVFAVCISAVAQVGDLAESLIKREAGIKDSSALIPGHGGVLDRFDSLLFVLPVAVLLLRAMLIPAPV is encoded by the coding sequence GTGTCAGAACTTTCCAGACGCATTCTCTTCGCGGTAATCGCCGCGCCTGCCGGGATAGCCCTCGTCTATCTCGGCGGACCATTCCTCGCCACGCTGCTGTCGGTAATAGCAGCGCTCGGCGCCTGGGAATTCTGTCGCATCGCGCGTGCGTCGGGTGCGCAGCCATTCGACGCCGCCGCGATCGTCGGCGCGGCAGCGATCCCGTTGCTGGTTTACGGAATTCAGCTCCGCCTTCTCGCGCCGACATGGACGCACGCCGTGGTTGCGGGGCTTGCTGTGTTCGCCGCGACGATCTTCAGGCGCGGAATCGGCGGACGACCGCTGCTCGCCGCTGCCACGACGGTGTTCTGCGTCGCGTATCTCGGACTCGTCGCGTACGTGTTCGATCTGCGATACGATGATTACGTAATCGACGCGCGCGGCGGAACCGCGCTCGCCATGTTTCCGATTCTGCTGACATGGGCGACGGACATCGGTGCTTACGCGTTCGGCCGATTGCTCGGCTCGCACAAGCTGATGCCGTCGGTCAGTCCCGGCAAGACGATCGAGGGAGCGTTCGGCGGATTGGTTCTCGCTGTCCTGATTGCGTTGTTGTACGTGAGCTATGTGCTGCATCCCATGGCACAACTTTCACTGCGGCCGCTCGCGATCGTCGTGTTTGCGGTATGTATAAGTGCTGTCGCGCAGGTCGGCGACCTTGCAGAGTCGCTGATAAAGCGCGAGGCGGGCATCAAGGACAGCTCGGCGCTGATTCCGGGACACGGCGGAGTGCTCGATCGTTTCGACAGCCTGCTGTTCGTTCTTCCCGTTGCGGTGCTTCTGTTGCGCGCAATGCTCATTCCGGCGCCGGTGTGA
- the rplM gene encoding 50S ribosomal protein L13, which translates to MKTFSSTPTDIVHDWYIVDAEGMVLGRLATEVARVIRGKHKPTFTPHMDGGDHVIVINASKVKVTGRKAEQKRYFRHTGYMGHERFTTFEDMLGKHPERVIEHAVNGMLPKTALARTHMRTKLRVYPGANHPHKAQQPKPLTITTK; encoded by the coding sequence ATGAAGACTTTCTCCTCCACCCCGACTGATATAGTCCACGATTGGTACATCGTGGATGCGGAAGGCATGGTGCTCGGACGGCTGGCCACGGAAGTGGCGCGCGTCATCCGCGGCAAGCACAAGCCTACGTTTACCCCACACATGGATGGGGGCGACCACGTAATCGTGATCAACGCCTCGAAGGTGAAGGTCACGGGTCGCAAGGCGGAGCAGAAGCGTTACTTCCGCCACACCGGCTACATGGGCCACGAGCGTTTCACGACGTTCGAGGACATGCTTGGCAAGCATCCGGAGCGCGTCATCGAGCACGCGGTCAATGGCATGCTTCCCAAGACGGCGCTCGCACGCACGCACATGCGCACAAAGCTGCGCGTTTACCCGGGTGCCAATCACCCGCACAAGGCTCAGCAGCCCAAGCCGCTCACCATCACCACCAAGTAA
- the pyrH gene encoding UMP kinase — translation MSDPKLRRILLKLSGEALAGDKGFGFDFDVISGYANEIKNVVDAGVGVGLVIGGGNIVRGAQISRMGMDRVAADYMGMLGTVVNSLAMQDVLERIGVDTRVMTAIRMEEIAEPYIRRRALRHFEKGRAVIFAAGTGNPYFSTDTAAALRAIQMRADVIIKATSVDGVYSADPKRDPNAVLYDTISYNDVMQRELGVMDQTAVTLCKENSLPLIVLNINHPGAVMKAVCGEPVGTRVS, via the coding sequence TTGTCCGATCCCAAGCTACGCCGCATTCTACTCAAGCTCTCCGGTGAAGCGCTCGCCGGCGACAAGGGCTTTGGTTTTGATTTTGATGTGATCTCCGGCTATGCCAACGAGATCAAGAATGTGGTCGACGCTGGGGTCGGCGTCGGTCTCGTCATCGGCGGCGGAAACATCGTTCGCGGTGCGCAGATCTCGCGCATGGGCATGGACCGGGTCGCCGCCGACTACATGGGAATGCTGGGCACAGTGGTCAATTCACTCGCGATGCAGGACGTGCTGGAGCGCATCGGGGTGGACACGCGGGTGATGACGGCGATCCGCATGGAAGAGATCGCCGAGCCGTACATTCGCCGTCGTGCGCTGCGCCACTTCGAGAAGGGGCGCGCGGTGATTTTCGCCGCTGGCACGGGCAATCCTTATTTTTCGACCGATACGGCGGCCGCGCTCAGGGCGATTCAGATGCGTGCCGACGTCATCATCAAAGCGACGAGTGTGGACGGCGTCTATTCGGCCGATCCCAAGCGCGATCCGAATGCGGTCCTGTACGATACGATTTCGTACAACGACGTGATGCAGCGCGAGCTGGGAGTCATGGACCAGACGGCCGTTACATTGTGCAAGGAAAACAGCCTGCCGCTCATCGTTCTGAACATCAACCATCCCGGGGCGGTCATGAAGGCCGTTTGCGGAGAACCAGTGGGGACGCGCGTATCATGA
- the rpsI gene encoding 30S ribosomal protein S9: MPVDGTTHTIGRRKEAVCRVYIKAGSGKWLVNGRTLGDYFPRPAHVSTIQQPFTATDMLGRYDVTANIDGGGLSGQAGALRLAIARALVKEDETLKPKLRSLGFLTRDARVVERKKPGRPKARKRFQFSKR; this comes from the coding sequence ATGCCTGTCGACGGAACAACGCACACGATCGGTCGCCGCAAGGAAGCGGTCTGCCGCGTCTACATCAAGGCTGGCTCGGGCAAGTGGCTCGTGAACGGCCGCACGCTCGGCGATTACTTCCCGCGTCCCGCGCACGTCTCGACCATCCAGCAGCCGTTCACGGCGACCGACATGCTCGGCCGCTATGACGTGACCGCCAACATCGACGGCGGCGGACTGTCGGGTCAGGCAGGGGCGCTGCGCCTCGCGATCGCTCGCGCTCTGGTGAAGGAAGACGAGACGCTCAAGCCAAAGCTGCGCAGTCTCGGCTTCCTGACTCGCGACGCACGCGTCGTCGAGCGCAAGAAGCCAGGCCGTCCGAAGGCACGCAAGCGGTTCCAGTTCTCCAAGCGATAA
- a CDS encoding outer membrane protein transport protein: MTLHPSSARAQGFGLNEVGTCAVSRAFAATGTPCPDASTIFWNPAAAAELPGKSLSVGASAIIVKGSFRQDSTGRSYPSDISPALPPALFAAMRFGKGSVGLGVYVPYGLTSQWNDNFPGRFSALRAALQTVYIQPNFAYQVTQNWTVGGGPVFGHSSVDLTQAIDLSQQPAAAGITFNQLGIAYETEFARAQVHGTATALGYNLGVHGKYGPWSVGARYLSELTFNYDHASAKFSQTATGLVLPQGNPVSPTGTPVPLDALLGAQFSPGGPLVAQSASSTIKHPWQLQGGVGYTGFARTTLSVDVARLGWSAFNTLPLTFEGPASGSSRTLYEGYKDSWSYRFGAEHVIGTWTGRLGYSYSDTPAPDVTVTPLLPDMNRRNFSAGVAIPVTSVYKLDIGYLHVNTPGRRGRIVENPAAPPGTTVPLTFAPNTGAYALKADVISAALNITF; this comes from the coding sequence GTGACATTGCATCCATCGTCGGCGCGGGCCCAGGGCTTCGGCCTCAACGAAGTCGGAACCTGCGCCGTCTCCCGCGCGTTCGCCGCGACCGGCACCCCATGCCCCGACGCCTCGACGATCTTCTGGAACCCGGCGGCCGCCGCCGAACTCCCCGGCAAATCGCTCAGCGTCGGCGCAAGTGCAATCATAGTGAAAGGCTCCTTTCGCCAGGACAGCACCGGCCGGAGCTACCCCAGCGATATCAGTCCCGCTCTTCCGCCGGCCCTGTTCGCGGCAATGCGATTCGGGAAGGGCTCCGTCGGGCTCGGGGTGTACGTGCCCTACGGACTGACCTCCCAGTGGAACGACAATTTTCCAGGCCGGTTCTCCGCCCTTCGCGCAGCACTCCAGACGGTATACATCCAACCCAACTTTGCCTACCAGGTAACCCAGAACTGGACGGTCGGCGGCGGCCCGGTATTCGGACATTCCTCCGTCGATCTCACTCAGGCGATCGATCTCTCTCAGCAACCGGCCGCAGCAGGCATCACCTTCAACCAACTCGGCATCGCCTACGAGACCGAGTTCGCGCGCGCACAGGTTCATGGAACCGCCACCGCTCTTGGCTACAACCTTGGCGTGCACGGCAAGTACGGCCCATGGTCGGTCGGCGCGCGCTATCTCTCGGAGCTCACGTTCAACTACGACCACGCGTCGGCGAAGTTCTCGCAGACGGCAACGGGACTCGTCCTGCCGCAGGGGAACCCCGTGAGTCCCACTGGCACGCCGGTTCCGCTCGACGCGCTACTCGGCGCGCAATTCTCGCCTGGCGGCCCGCTCGTCGCCCAGAGCGCTTCATCGACCATCAAGCATCCATGGCAGTTGCAGGGTGGCGTCGGCTACACCGGATTCGCGCGGACGACGCTCTCCGTCGATGTGGCCCGGCTCGGCTGGTCGGCTTTCAATACTCTGCCGCTTACGTTCGAGGGACCGGCCAGCGGTAGCAGTCGAACACTATACGAAGGGTACAAGGATTCCTGGAGTTACCGCTTCGGCGCCGAGCACGTGATCGGGACCTGGACCGGGCGCCTCGGCTACAGCTATTCAGACACGCCCGCACCGGATGTGACCGTTACGCCGCTCCTGCCCGATATGAATCGGCGCAACTTCTCCGCGGGCGTCGCGATACCAGTTACGAGCGTGTACAAGCTCGACATCGGATACCTGCACGTGAACACACCCGGACGACGCGGCAGGATAGTGGAAAATCCGGCGGCGCCTCCCGGCACCACGGTACCGCTCACTTTCGCCCCGAATACCGGCGCGTACGCACTGAAGGCGGACGTGATATCTGCCGCTCTCAACATCACCTTCTAA
- the tsf gene encoding translation elongation factor Ts: MYTAKDVQTLRQRTGAGMMECKRALEETGGDMEKAVDHLRKKGIAKAEKRTGKQTSEGLISSYIHHNGKVGVMVEINCETDFVARTDDFKELGREIALHIASAAPVAVDKSGVSQELVDRERAIFEEQAKASGKPDAIIQKMVEGKVESYYKEVALVSQPYVREPKKTIGDLIKEASAKLGENIQVRRFTRFQLGEE; this comes from the coding sequence ATGTATACAGCTAAAGACGTGCAGACCCTGCGGCAGCGCACCGGCGCGGGCATGATGGAGTGCAAGAGGGCGCTCGAAGAGACGGGCGGAGATATGGAGAAGGCGGTCGACCATCTTCGCAAGAAGGGAATCGCCAAGGCCGAGAAGCGTACCGGCAAGCAGACGAGCGAGGGGCTCATCTCCAGCTACATTCACCACAATGGCAAGGTGGGCGTTATGGTGGAGATCAATTGCGAGACCGACTTCGTCGCCCGCACGGATGACTTCAAGGAGCTCGGGCGCGAGATTGCCCTGCACATCGCCAGTGCTGCGCCGGTGGCAGTCGACAAGAGCGGCGTGTCGCAGGAGCTGGTCGACCGTGAACGCGCTATCTTCGAGGAGCAGGCCAAGGCGAGCGGCAAGCCGGACGCGATCATTCAGAAGATGGTGGAGGGCAAGGTCGAGTCGTACTACAAGGAAGTTGCGCTTGTGTCGCAACCGTACGTACGCGAGCCAAAGAAGACGATCGGCGATCTGATCAAGGAAGCGTCGGCCAAGCTCGGCGAAAACATTCAGGTTCGTCGTTTCACACGATTCCAACTGGGCGAGGAGTAA
- the rseP gene encoding RIP metalloprotease RseP: protein MLVWLAPVFVLGIVVFVHEFGHFLAAKAFGVYAPRFSIGFGPAIAKKRFGETEYRIGILPIGGYVRMASRLDETSAVLEGGGELVAAADNLDPEEMIPFGSKPVPEDRWFESKSLPARLIIMLAGVTMNVLLGWAINVALVKTYEHAATSRLSLVVADKPASIAGFQKGDSIVAVNGAPIGGWDDFVAVIKRSSGTPVAVKVLRGTTPLSLSVTPVSDTVTDPSTGTVSREGRIGVAAGQSDETVGIGRAVVDGSQATLDMGTLVFTSLRRIATRQTSVSELGGPILIAQSSVQAAKQGGSVLFYLIALLSVNLAVFNLLPVPILDGGQIVVQVVEAARGQPLSDRARENVARVGLALILALFVMVTFNDIKRLVVGVVAGHAG, encoded by the coding sequence ATGCTAGTCTGGCTCGCACCTGTATTTGTCCTGGGAATCGTGGTTTTTGTCCACGAGTTCGGCCATTTTCTCGCCGCGAAGGCGTTCGGCGTCTATGCCCCGCGGTTCTCGATCGGGTTCGGCCCCGCCATCGCGAAGAAACGTTTTGGCGAGACCGAGTACCGGATCGGGATTCTGCCTATCGGTGGCTACGTTCGGATGGCCTCGCGGCTGGATGAGACGAGCGCCGTGCTGGAAGGCGGCGGGGAGCTGGTCGCCGCCGCCGACAACCTGGATCCCGAAGAGATGATCCCGTTCGGCTCCAAGCCGGTGCCCGAGGATCGCTGGTTCGAGTCCAAGTCGCTCCCGGCGAGGCTGATCATAATGCTCGCCGGCGTGACGATGAACGTGCTTCTGGGTTGGGCGATAAACGTCGCACTCGTCAAGACTTACGAGCACGCGGCGACAAGTCGCTTGAGCCTCGTCGTGGCAGATAAGCCGGCGTCCATAGCCGGTTTTCAGAAGGGCGACAGCATCGTCGCGGTGAACGGTGCGCCGATCGGCGGGTGGGATGATTTCGTAGCGGTCATCAAGCGCTCCAGCGGAACGCCTGTAGCGGTGAAGGTGCTGCGCGGCACGACGCCGCTGTCCCTGAGCGTAACGCCTGTCTCCGATACGGTCACGGATCCGAGTACCGGAACTGTGAGCCGGGAAGGACGCATCGGCGTTGCAGCGGGCCAGAGCGACGAGACCGTCGGGATTGGACGGGCAGTGGTGGATGGCAGCCAGGCGACGCTCGACATGGGCACTCTGGTCTTCACGTCGCTGCGCAGAATCGCGACGCGTCAGACCTCTGTGTCGGAGCTGGGCGGCCCGATCCTCATCGCGCAGTCGTCGGTTCAGGCGGCAAAGCAGGGAGGCTCCGTGCTGTTCTACCTGATAGCGCTGCTGAGCGTAAACCTGGCGGTATTCAACCTGCTGCCAGTCCCGATTCTGGATGGCGGTCAGATCGTGGTTCAGGTGGTCGAGGCGGCCCGCGGGCAGCCGTTGAGCGACAGGGCGCGCGAGAACGTGGCTCGTGTGGGGCTGGCGCTCATTCTGGCGCTGTTCGTGATGGTGACCTTCAACGACATCAAGCGGCTGGTCGTCGGGGTCGTCGCGGGGCACGCCGGGTAA
- the rpsO gene encoding 30S ribosomal protein S15 — translation MAFDKTPTIEKYRASETDTGSSRVQVAVLTDRINYLNEHFKTHKKDHHSRRGLLKMVGRRRRLLDYMKRTEVEGYRQLIAELGLRY, via the coding sequence ATGGCTTTCGACAAGACTCCGACAATCGAGAAGTACCGCGCGAGCGAGACCGATACCGGTTCCTCACGCGTCCAGGTGGCCGTCCTGACCGACCGGATCAACTACCTGAACGAGCACTTCAAGACCCACAAGAAGGATCACCACAGCCGGCGTGGGCTACTGAAGATGGTTGGCCGGCGTCGCCGGCTTCTCGATTACATGAAGCGGACAGAAGTCGAGGGGTATCGCCAGCTCATCGCCGAGCTCGGGCTCCGTTACTAA
- a CDS encoding sensor histidine kinase, producing the protein MALTEDCPLAEILATRLVDSRDELTARWLDRIAARVSVDPNRIFPTADLLNHVPVLIDGIAAYVANPASIVSADMTVVDKARELGVLRHTQGFDQYQILKEFEILGGILLTFVGNVAGDTDVECTREELMACAQRVFHAVSLIQQATSTQFLQLVTDRVAEREERLRAFNRALTHEFRNRIGACLGAGQILQIPNLEDEKRGELAAVIVRNVRGMQGILDNLLELTMVGADARQHRHVRLPGAAAEVGRELREMAAAQGVTLRFGDNLPDVEVAAAAIELCLTNLVSNAIKYSDPAEHDPWIEVRGALETLRDGDVEVVVEVADNGLGVPESERERLFERFYRASHGEREIEGTGLGLSIVRETVKSLGGRVWARFPEKGSVFAFSLPCRRDYETRAVTAE; encoded by the coding sequence TTGGCCCTGACTGAAGACTGCCCGCTCGCGGAGATCCTCGCGACGCGTCTTGTTGATTCGCGCGACGAATTGACGGCCCGCTGGCTGGATCGCATCGCCGCGCGTGTGTCGGTCGATCCGAACCGGATATTCCCCACCGCGGATTTGCTGAATCACGTACCCGTTCTGATTGACGGGATCGCCGCCTACGTCGCCAACCCAGCGTCAATCGTGTCCGCGGATATGACCGTCGTCGACAAGGCGCGCGAGCTCGGCGTTCTCCGCCACACTCAGGGGTTCGATCAGTATCAGATTCTCAAGGAATTCGAGATCCTTGGCGGGATTCTGCTCACGTTCGTTGGCAACGTCGCGGGCGACACAGACGTCGAGTGCACGCGCGAAGAGCTCATGGCGTGCGCGCAGCGCGTCTTCCACGCCGTGTCTCTGATCCAGCAAGCTACTTCGACGCAATTCCTGCAGTTGGTGACGGATCGAGTTGCAGAGCGCGAAGAGCGTCTCCGAGCGTTCAATCGCGCGCTCACACACGAATTTCGAAATCGCATCGGTGCATGTCTTGGTGCCGGGCAGATTCTCCAGATCCCGAATCTGGAGGACGAGAAGCGTGGCGAGCTCGCAGCGGTAATCGTCCGTAACGTCCGCGGAATGCAGGGAATCCTCGACAATCTGCTCGAGCTCACCATGGTCGGCGCTGACGCACGACAGCACAGGCATGTGCGGCTGCCCGGTGCGGCAGCGGAAGTCGGCCGCGAGCTGCGCGAGATGGCGGCGGCGCAGGGTGTAACACTGCGATTCGGTGACAATCTGCCGGACGTTGAAGTCGCCGCGGCCGCGATCGAGTTGTGCCTCACGAACCTCGTCTCGAATGCCATCAAGTACAGCGATCCGGCGGAGCATGACCCCTGGATCGAGGTGCGCGGCGCTCTGGAAACACTGCGAGACGGCGACGTGGAAGTCGTGGTCGAGGTTGCGGACAACGGGTTGGGAGTGCCTGAATCGGAGCGGGAGCGGCTTTTCGAGCGATTCTATCGGGCCAGTCACGGTGAGCGCGAGATTGAAGGCACCGGTCTCGGGCTCAGCATTGTGCGAGAGACGGTGAAATCGCTTGGCGGACGCGTCTGGGCCCGTTTCCCGGAAAAAGGATCCGTGTTCGCCTTCTCCCTCCCGTGCCGGCGCGATTACGAGACGAGAGCCGTCACGGCCGAATGA
- the frr gene encoding ribosome recycling factor, protein MTTIPQIAKDSRAAMDKAIENSKREFSSIRSGKASPNMLDSIRVDVYGQQMQLNQVASVASPDPRSLLVTPYDKGQLKAIEKAIRESDLGLDPSTQGGLIRVPLPSMNEQRRKELVKVVHKLAEDGRIGIRHARTDGREKLKKLDKVSEDEVKAAEKDLQKAHDDHMAQLESLLKAKEAEIMEV, encoded by the coding sequence ATGACGACGATTCCGCAGATTGCAAAGGATTCACGCGCCGCGATGGACAAGGCGATCGAGAACTCGAAGCGCGAGTTCAGCTCGATCCGGTCCGGCAAGGCGTCGCCCAACATGCTCGACAGCATCCGCGTCGACGTGTACGGACAGCAGATGCAGCTCAATCAGGTCGCGAGTGTCGCATCACCCGATCCGCGCTCGCTTCTCGTCACTCCATACGACAAAGGTCAGCTCAAGGCCATTGAGAAGGCGATCCGGGAATCGGATCTGGGCCTCGATCCGAGCACGCAGGGCGGGCTCATCCGGGTTCCGCTTCCATCGATGAACGAGCAGCGTCGCAAGGAGCTCGTCAAGGTGGTGCACAAGCTCGCCGAAGACGGCCGCATCGGCATCCGTCACGCGCGCACCGATGGCCGCGAAAAGCTCAAGAAGCTCGACAAGGTATCCGAGGACGAAGTGAAGGCGGCGGAGAAAGATCTCCAGAAGGCGCACGACGACCACATGGCACAGCTGGAGTCGCTGCTCAAGGCGAAAGAAGCGGAAATCATGGAAGTCTGA